CCTGCTGTGAAGGATGGTCGGGGATCATGATCCCAATAAGTTCGGAGTCATAGCGAAAGTGACCACTGCTTATGAAGCTCTGTAGCCCCCGTCCAGAAGCGAGAAGAAGCACCTTCTTTTTACGTTGTCGCACACGATAGTAGCGACTTAAGGTGGCTGCCTGCTTCCGGCCTATAATCAGAAATAGGGGTAAGACCAGACTAAAAATAAGTAAAGTTAACCGGGAGTAACGATACTCCTCGTAAAAATAGTTGAAGGCAATGAGGCCGAGCACAAAGTACACTGAGCTTTGGACCATATCAGCTAAATAACCGAGTCGCGACTGGTGCAGCCCAATACGTCGATACATGCCGCCTAGAGTAGTGACCAATATCCATATGGCCAATATAAACGGAATCAATTTGAAATATAGACTCGAAGCTGGAATGCCAAGAGGGCTATCGAAGACGGTGTAAAAACGAATATAAAACGCACAAATCCAGGCTAGGACAAGAGATATAAGGTCAAAACCAATAAAGAATAGACTGAAAATATATGAACTACGAGACTTCAAGAAGAGGCTCCCGTGAGTTGAGTAATCTGAGACATGATACGCTCCTGGAACTTTTGCTTGGTAAAGCCGCTAGCGAAGTCTTGCATCGCCTTGGAATCGAACTGCTTGGGATCAAATGCCTCTAGAGTTTGTTGCAACGATTCCTTAGATAGCTGCTCAAAAAATTGGCCCGTGACTCCTGGCTGGACAAAGTCCAAAGCCCCACCGTCGCGAAATGCAATCAGGGGCGTTCCAGCTGAAATGGCCTCGATTCCAACGATCCCAAAATCTTCAATCCCTGGGAAGATCAGGGCTTCTGCCTGACTCATCAGGGATTGCCAAGTTTGTTGATCTGGCTTGATCATAAATTTGGTATTCGGGCCAGCCAGCTTTCGAAGTCGAGCTTCATCGGGGCCAGAGCCAGCAACAACCAAAGTTAACCCTGCAGCTTCACAGGCCTCAATCGCTAGATCGAACCTTTTATAGGATACAAAAGCCCCGGCTGCTAGAAAATAGGGGCTTTTGATAGGTGCTGCCATGCCTTTGGCTTGAAAGCGTTCTACGTCAACAGGTGGTGGGATGACTTCAGAGCCTCGGCCATAGTACTTGTGGACTCGCTCCTTGACAAATTGGCTATTGGAAATGAATTGATCCACCCGGTGGCTCGATAAGGTATCCCACATGCGCAGCCGTGTGCTAAGCGTGTGAATGATCCCCGAAACAAATGGAAAGCGGGCCAATGGCTTCAAATAGTACGAGCGCTGATCCCAGATATATCGCATCGGGGAATGGATATAGCAGAGATGCTTTGATCGGGGGCCAGGAATTGCGCCTTTGGCAACACATGATGAGGTGCTGATGATCAGGTCATAGTCTTCTAAAGGCAAGGACTCAATTATGGACGGATAAAGAGGGAGCCATAGCTTTCGGAGCCTCTTAAATCGGTTTAACCACTTTGGGTAGTAAACCGTCCGTTCTGCGATGCTGGGTGGCATCTGATCCTTGTCATAGAATAATGTAAAAACTGGCGCATCTGGAAATAGCTCCAGCATCGCCTCTAGGACTTTCTCACCCCCGCGATAGGTGACCAACCAATCATGTACAAATGCTACTTTCATCGCTCTACCTATCGATCCACAAGGGTTTCATTATGCTTTCCCTGATATAAAATCGCAGCAAAAATTTAGTGTTTATCTAGGTTTTGATGAAGCTCCTGTCAATTCCCGTTTGGGACAGGGGTGCTGCTATTGCGTCAAGTTAAGGTGGTTGATAGAATTAAAGAGTAAGCCACTTGATATTCTCAAGCGAGCATCACTAGATCAAAGAGGCCACAGGCTCCTTCCTCATGAAAACGAAAGTTAGATGATTTAGAGAATCCAAGACAACCAATTCTGGTTTAGTTTTATCAACGGTAATGCACATTTGGAGGCATGGACATCTCTATGGGTGTAGATATGACGAAATTTAACAACGCGCACCACTTCCTTTCATCGAGTGATAGCAGTGCTTCCTTGACTTCTAGCCTTCAAAACATTCGTCATACACTAAGCGAAATAAAAGGTCAGAGTCAGGCCATGGATCGAGTGCTTCAAACTGTCGGGAAAGTTGCGCGCTCGGATAGCCCTGTTCTTATTAACGGCGAGTCTGGCACAGGGAAAGAGCTAATTGCCAGAGCGATTCATCGCTTATCTCAGCGCGTGTCACGGCGCTTTGTTGCGATTAATTGTAGTGCGATCCCAGAAAACCTTCTGGAGTCAGAGCTTTTTGGCCATGTTAAAGGAGCCTTTACTGGAGCGGAATCTCGTCGCAAGGGCTACTTTGAGGAAGCTCATGGCGGCACAATTTTCCTAGATGAAATCGGTGATATGCCCTGGCGCCTACAGGCCAAGCTGCTACGAGTCTTGCAAGAAAAGCAATTTTCTCCCATAGGGTCCAATGAAACTAAGTTTGCTGATGTTAGAGTTGTTGCAGCAACCAATGTCAATTTGGAAAAGGCTGTTGCGGATAAGGACTTCCGCTTAGATCTATTCTACCGTCTCAATGTTCTGCCTGTTCGCGTCCCAGCGCTTCACGAGCGTAAAGAAGATATTTCCGTTCTGTTGAATCACTTTCTGGAAGAGAGTAATAAGCAGCACAATTTCATGAACCCAGCCTACTTCCAGCCAGAGGTCTATCAAGTCCTGCAAAATCACCGTTGGCCAGGTAACGTCAGAGAGTTGCAAAATTTGGTGGAGCGTTTGGTAGTGATTACAGGAGGGGGGCGTATCGCGGTCGACGACCTGCCTCCTGAATATCGGCACGGTAAAATTGATGAGCCTAAGGTTACCAAAACTCTTGAGAGCCAGATTCAACAAGATCCTGTTTCAAGTGTGGATAAGGCAGCTCCCGAGGGGGATTTGCCCGAACTTGGGATCAATCTTACCGAATATATCGAGCAACTTGAAAACAGTCTGATACTCCAGGCACTGGAAAGAACTGGTAACAACAAGAACCGTGCAGCAAAGCTATTGGGCCTTAATCGCACGACTCTCGTTGAGAGAATAAAGAAGCGCAAGTTGGCTCCTTTAAACTCTCCATCGCGAGAGCTTTAAACTTTCATCACTTCTTTTTCTTTCACAGCTAAGCGATCATCAACTTTCTTGATGTAAGCGTCTGTGTGCTTTTGAACATCTTGCTGTAACTGCTTGCTATCGTCTTCAGTCAGCTCTTTGTTTTTTTCAGCCTTTTTGATGGCATCGTTCGAATCTCGTCGGATATGACGAATGGATACCTTGGCATCTTCGGCCATCTTTTTAAGCTGCTTTACAATATCCTTGCGGCGTTCTTCAGTGAGCTGAGGAATCGGAATACGGATGACAACCCCGTCATTTGTGGGCTGTAAGCCGAGGTCGGCTTTCATAATCGACTTTTCGATCTCTTGAATCAGGTTCTTCTCAAAAGGGGAGATGACGATCGTGCGAGCATCTGGAGTCGATAGCGTGCCAACTTGGTTGAGAGGGGTTGGTGTGCCATAGTATTCTACTTTGACTCCATCTAAGACAGAGATCGATGCGCGTCCGGTTCGTACGCGAGTAAGATCTGTTTCAAAGCCCTTAAGGCGTTTTTCCATGTCTGCTTGACATTTATTGACAACGTCGTCCATCTAGTTCACCTTTTCTAATTACTGTACTAATGTACCTTCCGACTGGCCGGTAATCGCATTGGAAACACAGCCTGGTTGGTCCAACTTAAAGACGCAAATGGGAATTCCTGCTTCCATACACATGGTGATGGATGTTGCGTCCATAACTTTCAACTTTTTCGAAATTACATCGAGATAGGTTAGTTTTTCAAACTTTTTCGCAGTCGGGTCATTTGTCGGGTCGCGATCGTAGATGCCATCCACTTTTGTTGCTTTTAAAATGACGTCGGCGCCGACTTCACGGGCTCTCAAACTAGCCGCTGTGTCGGTTGTGAAGTATGGATTGCCAGTGCCGCCTGCAAAAATCACCACCCGACCCTTGGCGAGATGCTTCGTGGCTTTGCGACGAATGTAAGGCTCTGCCAACTCTTGCATGTGAATCGCCGTCATGACCCGGCTGTAAACATTGTATTTGGTTTCTAGAATACCTTGAAGTGCAAGACCATTAATTACCGTAGCAAGCATACCCATGTAGTCAGCATTGGCTCTTTCCATATCCCAACCGGCTGCTGTTGAGCCACGCCAAATATTGCCACCACCGATCACCACTGAAACCTCTACCCCAAGCTTTTGCGCTTCGGCGATTTCCCCAGCAATGAACGAAAGAGCATCACCTTCGATACCAAAACCCTTTTCGCCTCCTAGCATCTCTCCAGAAAGCTTTAACATGACCCGCTTAAATACTGGTTTCCCCATCTTACCCTCGCGTGATGAAGCTTGGGTCCAGCAAGATTTTTCTTACTGGACCCAAGAGCTTTGTGATCGATCGTTACCCAAAAAAAAGCGACCCTTAAAGGGTCGCTGTTTTTAGCTTTTCAACTGTGCTGCAACTTCTTCAGCAAAGTTTTCTTGTTTCTTTTCGATGCCCTCACCAAGTTGGAAGCGGACATAAGCAGAAAGCTCAGCGCCTTTGCCTTTTTCGTCGACCAACTTCTTCACTGTATAGTTGGGGTCTTTAACGAAGGCCTGCTCAACAAGACAGATCTCTTTGTAGAACTTGTTAATTTGGCCAACAAGAATCTTTTCGATCATGTTCTCAGGCTTGCCTTGCTCAAGAAGCTTCTTCTTGCCTAGCTCTTTTTCCTGCTCGACTTCTGCAGGGTTTACATCGTCGCTCTTCAAGTAACGAGGAGAAGCAGCGGCAGCATGCATTGCGAGGTCTTTACCTACTTCTTGTACGTCTTCTCCAGTAGCGCCTTCTAGAAGAACCAATGTGCCGATTCTACCACCCATGTGAGTGTATCCAGAAACAACACCGTTGGCAGCTTTTAGAGTTGCCACGCGACGAAGGTTTAGGTTTTCACCGATGGTTGCGATCAAGCTGGTAAGAGTATCGCCAACTGATTTGCCGTCCATGTCGAGTGCTTTTAGCTGATCGATGTCGTTTACGCTATTATCGAGAGCAAGCTTCGCAACTTGATCAATGAATTTAATGAAGTCTTCGTTTTTACTCACAAAGTCAGTTTCGCAGTTGACTTCAACCACACTGCCCGCAGTCTGATCGTCGCTGATAACAACCTTTACAAGGCCTTCAGCAGTGACTCGGTCTGCCTTCTTAGCAGCCCGTGACATGCCTCGCTCCCGAAGGTACAAAATGGCTTTTTCGATATCGCCACCAGTTTCAGTCAGAGCTTTTTTACATTCCATCATTCCAACGCCTGTTTTTTGGCGTAGTTCCTTCACTTGTGCAGCAGTCACTGACATGATCGAACCTCCAGCATATTTCTTATAATTGTATTGTGGTCTTTGGTTTCATATAGCGGTTGTAGATTATCGGTAAAGCAGACAGCTGACCAGGACTTTTTCCTGGTCATCATGCCTTACTAACTTACTTCTTTTCTACGTTGACCTTGTTGCCTTTGTCATCGCGGAATGTTCCAGAGGAAACTTTCGCCTTACCATCTTTTTCAGGAAGGTCTTTAGCTTGGGCGCGACCCGCAAGACAAGCTTCAGCAGCGGTTCCAACGAAAAGTTGAAGTGCTTTGATGCTGTCATCGTTGCCCGGAATTGGGTAGTCGATGAGGCTTGGATCAGCGTTTGTATCCGTAATCGCAACTACAGGGATACCGAGGCGCTTTGCTTCTTTGATAGCGATGGTTTCTTTGTGCGCATCAACAACGAAGATTGCAGCTGGTACACCAGGCATATCTTTGATTCCACCGATGTTTTGCTCTAGTTTTTCTTGCTCACGACGGAGACCAAGAGCTTCTTTTTTAGTGAATTTGTTGATGGTGCCGTCTTGTTCCATGCGCTCGATTTTACGAAGTCTATGGATGCTTTGACGAATCGTTTGGAAGTTGGTGAGTGTTCCACCGAGCCAGCGGTAGTTGATGTAGTAAGAGCTACTGCGTGAGGCTTCTTCTTTGACGAGGTCACGAGCGAGACGCTTTGTTCCAACGAAAAGTACGTGACCACCTTTAGCTGTGACGCCTTCTAAGAAGTCGCAAGCTTTTTGGAACATCTTGACTGTTTTTTGAAGGTCGATGATATGGATACCGTTACGATCGCCAAAAATGTACTGAGACATCTTCGGATTCCAGCGACGTGTTTGGTGACCATAGTGAACACCGGCTTCTAGTAGTTGTTTCATATTAACTGAAACGCTCATAATCTCTCCTGTCGAAGGTTTGACGTCGAGCACTGGAATTCAGAAAATTCTCTGAAATGGAAGCCTTAAAGGCCCACCTTCGTTCCAACGCTCTGTTTGGTTTAAAGAACGCGACAGTTTGGTCGCGCGAATTCCGACCAAACTACTGGTAAAATCCTTCTAGCACAAGGGAAAAATTAATTTGGCAGGTTTAAATTTTTCAGTATTGCGAACGGGCTTTCGTCCTCTTTAGACTTAGAGCGATAAACCTCGTCAGCCGAGATATCCTTGCCGCAAACTCGGCAGCTCTTGCCATCGTCAGACCGTTGCACCAGTTGAGAAGGAAGCGAAGTCATAATCGCGTCAATGATCACTTGTTGAATGTCAACCTGGTTGTCTTCCACATAGTAGTAGTCAAAATCTTCAGCGATCAGGTCGACTTCACTCGCTGTTGCCATTTCATCGCTAGGCTTGAAGCGTGCTTCGAGTTTCCTGCTGAGGGGCCATGAAATGGGGTCAGCGCAGCGGCTACATGGCACGAGGGGGGTGTAGTTAAGCTCTCCTTCGATGGAAGCATAGCCATAACCTTCAGACTTTATTTCAATTGTTCCTGTTAGCAACTGCGATCCAGGCTTGCCAACAAAAGACTTATAAAGTGGCTGTAACCATTCTTCATCACCCTGAATTTCAATGGTTTTGCTCGATGCTTGTAAGTCTTCCAATGAAACTTTCATGTTTTCTACCTTTATTGGCCAACGGCGACGGAAGGTGGTTCTTATTTCATACGTGGAGCACATGACTCCACAATTTATGCGCCTAGGGTTTTAGCGGGAATCAAAAGATTAAGCAATGACTTTCTATACCAAAATGTCGTCATAGAATGAGATCGGATATTCTTTTGCAATGATTTTCGGAGGTAAAGCCTAAGATACTGAATTTCTTAGCCTCGTTACCGATAGGACGGTGAGACAAAACAGGTAACAAGACAGAACTGCTATAGGTATTATTACTAGGTGAAACGCTGGCGGGTTTACAAGGATGGCAAGGACTTAGGTCTTAAGACTGCCAAAGATATTCGCAAGGCCCTTCGTGAAGGGACCATAGACCCGTTCGATCTTGTTTCGGCTGAAGGCTCCAATATAAAGTCGGAGCTTGTCGAGGTCGATGAAATTTTCCGTGAGGACACTGGGGTTGATCATGCTCCAGGTGGGGCAACAAGCACGCAGATGGGGGAGCCCTCACAAAGTCAGTCAAAAAGCCAACCTCAGATCGATATCTCTGAAGCTTCTCCACCGGAACCGGAGGGCGGTCAAGCACCAAAACAACAACCTAAGCCAGCGACCGAAAGCCGCCAGAAAGAGGAGGTGAAGGAGCCCAAGCCAGTTTCTCAAAAAGAGGTACCTAAAACGGAAGCGCCGCAAACTGAAGTGCCCCGGGAGATCTCAAAAAGTCCATCCGATTCATCGAAAAAGAAACGCAGTAGCACTCTGGCTCCAGACAAGAAAAAGTCCAAGCAATTCTATCTAATTGACGACAAAAAAAGAGTCCTCGGGCCGGTGAGTGCCGAGGAAATTCAGTCGCTCTATCGCCGCGGAATTCTTAGCAACTCGGTGAAAGTGCAGAAGTCGGAGCAGGGTAAAAAAGTGCCGGTTAGGCAATTCATTGCCTCGTATTCTGGGAAGCGGATGAAAGCCCTCGCAGACAAGGCAAACCCTGGAAAAGCAGGCAATCCATCGAGCAAAGTCCTCAATGAAATGTATCAGGTGATGAATAGTAAGCGCCTCGTAGAGCGCAAGGCATTCATACCTGGCTTGTCGGTGGCTTTACTAGGAGCTTTCTTAGGGTTTGGCCTATTTTTCTTCCTGGACTTCGACCCTAGTACCCCGAGTGCTCCGAATCAATCAGCAGTCGAGCAAGAAGTCGACGAGCCGAAAAAGTCAGTACGTAAACGTCCTTCGCAAGTCAAAAAGAAACCAAAATTAAAGAG
The sequence above is a segment of the Pseudobacteriovorax antillogorgiicola genome. Coding sequences within it:
- the rpsB gene encoding 30S ribosomal protein S2, with amino-acid sequence MSVSVNMKQLLEAGVHYGHQTRRWNPKMSQYIFGDRNGIHIIDLQKTVKMFQKACDFLEGVTAKGGHVLFVGTKRLARDLVKEEASRSSSYYINYRWLGGTLTNFQTIRQSIHRLRKIERMEQDGTINKFTKKEALGLRREQEKLEQNIGGIKDMPGVPAAIFVVDAHKETIAIKEAKRLGIPVVAITDTNADPSLIDYPIPGNDDSIKALQLFVGTAAEACLAGRAQAKDLPEKDGKAKVSSGTFRDDKGNKVNVEKK
- the pyrH gene encoding UMP kinase — translated: MGKPVFKRVMLKLSGEMLGGEKGFGIEGDALSFIAGEIAEAQKLGVEVSVVIGGGNIWRGSTAAGWDMERANADYMGMLATVINGLALQGILETKYNVYSRVMTAIHMQELAEPYIRRKATKHLAKGRVVIFAGGTGNPYFTTDTAASLRAREVGADVILKATKVDGIYDRDPTNDPTAKKFEKLTYLDVISKKLKVMDATSITMCMEAGIPICVFKLDQPGCVSNAITGQSEGTLVQ
- the frr gene encoding ribosome recycling factor; this encodes MDDVVNKCQADMEKRLKGFETDLTRVRTGRASISVLDGVKVEYYGTPTPLNQVGTLSTPDARTIVISPFEKNLIQEIEKSIMKADLGLQPTNDGVVIRIPIPQLTEERRKDIVKQLKKMAEDAKVSIRHIRRDSNDAIKKAEKNKELTEDDSKQLQQDVQKHTDAYIKKVDDRLAVKEKEVMKV
- the tsf gene encoding translation elongation factor Ts, which translates into the protein MSVTAAQVKELRQKTGVGMMECKKALTETGGDIEKAILYLRERGMSRAAKKADRVTAEGLVKVVISDDQTAGSVVEVNCETDFVSKNEDFIKFIDQVAKLALDNSVNDIDQLKALDMDGKSVGDTLTSLIATIGENLNLRRVATLKAANGVVSGYTHMGGRIGTLVLLEGATGEDVQEVGKDLAMHAAAASPRYLKSDDVNPAEVEQEKELGKKKLLEQGKPENMIEKILVGQINKFYKEICLVEQAFVKDPNYTVKKLVDEKGKGAELSAYVRFQLGEGIEKKQENFAEEVAAQLKS
- a CDS encoding glycosyltransferase is translated as MKVAFVHDWLVTYRGGEKVLEAMLELFPDAPVFTLFYDKDQMPPSIAERTVYYPKWLNRFKRLRKLWLPLYPSIIESLPLEDYDLIISTSSCVAKGAIPGPRSKHLCYIHSPMRYIWDQRSYYLKPLARFPFVSGIIHTLSTRLRMWDTLSSHRVDQFISNSQFVKERVHKYYGRGSEVIPPPVDVERFQAKGMAAPIKSPYFLAAGAFVSYKRFDLAIEACEAAGLTLVVAGSGPDEARLRKLAGPNTKFMIKPDQQTWQSLMSQAEALIFPGIEDFGIVGIEAISAGTPLIAFRDGGALDFVQPGVTGQFFEQLSKESLQQTLEAFDPKQFDSKAMQDFASGFTKQKFQERIMSQITQLTGASS
- a CDS encoding sigma-54 interaction domain-containing protein, whose translation is MTKFNNAHHFLSSSDSSASLTSSLQNIRHTLSEIKGQSQAMDRVLQTVGKVARSDSPVLINGESGTGKELIARAIHRLSQRVSRRFVAINCSAIPENLLESELFGHVKGAFTGAESRRKGYFEEAHGGTIFLDEIGDMPWRLQAKLLRVLQEKQFSPIGSNETKFADVRVVAATNVNLEKAVADKDFRLDLFYRLNVLPVRVPALHERKEDISVLLNHFLEESNKQHNFMNPAYFQPEVYQVLQNHRWPGNVRELQNLVERLVVITGGGRIAVDDLPPEYRHGKIDEPKVTKTLESQIQQDPVSSVDKAAPEGDLPELGINLTEYIEQLENSLILQALERTGNNKNRAAKLLGLNRTTLVERIKKRKLAPLNSPSREL
- a CDS encoding YceD family protein, with product MKVSLEDLQASSKTIEIQGDEEWLQPLYKSFVGKPGSQLLTGTIEIKSEGYGYASIEGELNYTPLVPCSRCADPISWPLSRKLEARFKPSDEMATASEVDLIAEDFDYYYVEDNQVDIQQVIIDAIMTSLPSQLVQRSDDGKSCRVCGKDISADEVYRSKSKEDESPFAILKNLNLPN